A stretch of Sphingorhabdus sp. YGSMI21 DNA encodes these proteins:
- a CDS encoding phage tail assembly chaperone, producing the protein MREACPREGGDPSPIGSADDLFQDGPPPSRGHNDFSSSAQRLSGTVSAVFGWTPDQFWHATPAELATIFSVFAGSGPGQAPLGSEQFEKLKKAFPDG; encoded by the coding sequence ATGCGTGAGGCGTGTCCCCGCGAAGGCGGGGATCCATCTCCCATTGGTTCGGCAGACGATCTGTTCCAAGATGGACCCCCGCCTTCGCGGGGGCACAATGATTTTTCATCTTCGGCACAAAGATTATCCGGCACAGTCTCCGCCGTCTTCGGCTGGACACCCGACCAGTTCTGGCACGCGACGCCCGCCGAATTGGCAACCATATTTTCGGTCTTCGCCGGCAGCGGGCCCGGTCAGGCTCCACTCGGCTCCGAACAATTTGAAAAACTGAAAAAGGCTTTCCCCGATGGATGA
- a CDS encoding gene transfer agent family protein, whose amino-acid sequence MSERRANALRGEAEIVIEGTRLILRPRFAALVAAEDELGSLFELVERAANGRLLLSEIVTLFWHVARDRPAQLTRDQLGEGMMKLGLAGVTPALKILLKQILSGGDA is encoded by the coding sequence GTGTCTGAGCGGCGCGCCAACGCCCTGCGCGGCGAGGCAGAGATTGTGATTGAGGGCACGCGCTTGATCCTGCGGCCCCGCTTTGCCGCCCTGGTCGCGGCCGAGGATGAGCTGGGATCGCTGTTCGAACTGGTTGAACGGGCCGCTAATGGACGGCTTTTGTTGTCGGAAATCGTCACGCTGTTCTGGCATGTTGCGCGCGATCGACCCGCGCAATTGACCCGCGACCAGCTGGGCGAGGGGATGATGAAGCTGGGGCTGGCCGGGGTGACGCCGGCGCTAAAGATCCTGCTGAAGCAGATATTGTCGGGCGGCGATGCGTGA